CGTTGCCAATGCGGTGCTTGGGAGTTCAAGCGTTTCCGTGCCCTCTTTTTCCACCAGCACTTGATAACCGCGCTCGGTCAGCCAGTGATACACATTCTTATGCATTTGCAAATTCACATCGTTACGCGGTTTTCCCGCCAGTCCAATGGTTTTAAAGGAATGATATAACTCGTTCATCTTTGTAAAATAAGCGGGATTCCGCCGCCTTGAATTCAAAATTTTCGCCATTATATTACAGAGCAGTTTAGTTTTGCTAAATTGCCGCCAATTTTTAAATTAATGGAGAACAAAATGTCTGAACAAGAGCAAAAAACGAACGTAAATGAAAAAGCTGTTGAAGAAATTCAGCAAGAAAATGAGCCACAATCGGCGGATCCGTTAGAAGAAGCTATTGCGCGGGTTCAAGAATTAGAAGAACAACTTAAAGCGCAAGTGGAAGAAACCGCTAAAAAAGAGCAAGATTTGCTACTTCGCACGCGTGCGGAAATCGACAATATTCGTCGTCGTACTGAACAAGACATAGAAAAAGCCCACAAATTCGCTTTAGAAAAATTCTCGAAAGATATTTTAAATACCATCGACAATTTAGAACGCGCCCTTGCGACCCCGGCGAATACTGAAGACGAAAGTGTAAAAGCATTATTTGACGGCGTGCAGCTGACTTTAAAAGAATTGCTTTCCACCGTAGCCCATTTTGGAGTGGAACCAGTCGGTGCGGTAGGCGAAATCTTTAATCCTGATTTGCACCAAGCGATTTCCATGCAACCGGCGGAAGGCGTCGAATCCAATCATATTACCGCCGTTTTGCAAAAAGGCTACATTTTGAACGGTCGCGTAATTCGTCCGGCGATGGTAATGGTTGCAGCATAATACCGAACAAAGCCGGTCAATTTTTTCAAAATTAAAGCGTTATAAAAAGCGAAATTACCCTCACAAAATAGCACCGCATTGGAGCCCATTCCAATGCGGTGCTATTTTATGAGGCCGATTTATGTGTCAACTCAGCAATTGTTCCATGCATTCGCGCCATGACACTAAATTTTCAACTTTCTTTATTTTCATAAAAACCTTGATCAAGATCACAAAAATAATATTTTATTTGAGATTAATTCTCATCAATAAATTTTACTCCCATCAATAATATCAATCATCCAGCCTTATTTTCATCTTAAAATCATCACAAAAACACTACATATTGTGTGTTGATTATTCATTTTGATCTATATATAGTGTTTGCCATATTTCAAAAACACAATATATCGGGAGCATACAATGAGTACATTTTCTATTATCAAGCGTGACGGTTCACGTGCAGATTTTGAAATTCAACGCATCATTAACGCCGTCAAAAAAGCCGCAAATGCGGTCAATATTTCCGATGAATTTTATTGCCATCAAATCGGGCAAGATGTCGGCAACGAAATTTTTACTCATTATCAAGGCGAAATCGATATCAATCAGATCCAAAAAATCGTCGAAGATAAACTCATGGCGAGTTGCTATCCGCAGATAGCGCGCGCTTATATCGAATATCGTCATGACCGCGATTTGGCCCGCGAAAAACGCAGCCAACTCACCAAAGAAATCGAGGGCTTGATTGAACAAAGCAATGTGGAATTACTTAATGAAAATGCCAATAAAGACGCCAAAGTCATTCCAACTCAGCGCGATTTGCTCGCCGGCATCGTGGCGAAACATTATGCCAAACATTACATTCTGCCGCGCGATGTAGTGGAAGCCCACGAAAAAGGGGAAATTCACTATCACGATTTAGATTACGCGCCGTTTTTCCCAATGTTTAACTGTATGTTGGTAGATCTAAAAGGCATGCTTTCTCGCGGTTTCAAAATGGGTAATGCGGAAATCGAACCGCCGAAATCAATTGGCACAGCAACGGCGGTTACGGCGCAAATTATCGCACAAGTGGCAAGCCATATTTACGGCGGTACCACCATTAACCGCATTGATGAAGTGCTCGAACCTTACGTGCAAATCAGCTACGAAAAACATTTAAAAAATGCACAAGATTGGAAAGTGCCCGATGCCGAGGGCTACGCCAAAGCGCTCATTGAAAAAGAATGTTTTGATGCCTTTCAATCTTTAGAATATGAAGTCAATACATTGCATACATCCAACGGTCAAACGCCTTTTGTAACCTTCGGTTTCGGCCTAGGCACGAGTTGGCAAGCGCGCTTAATTCAACAAGCCATTTTGAAAAATCGCATTCGCGGCTTGGGTAAAAATCACAAAACACCGGTGTTCCCAAAACTCGTGTTCACGATTAAAAAAGGCTTAAACCAAGCAGAAGGCGAGCCGAATTACGACATCAAACAACTCGCTTTGGAATGTGCATCTAAACGTATGTATCCGGATATTCTCAATTACGACCAAGTGCTGAAAGTCACCGGTTCTTTCAAAGCACCGATGGGCTGTCGCAGTTTCTTAGGGGCTTATGAAGAAAACGGTGAAGAAATTCATGACGGACGCAATAATTTAGGTGTAGTAAGTTTGAATCTTCCGCGTATCGCTCTGGAATCTAAAAACGAAGCTGATTTCTACCGCATTTTAGACGAACGTTTAAATCTTGCTAAAAAAGCCTTAATGACTCGTATTGCCCGTCTAGAAAATACGAAAGCGCGCGTAGCGCCGATTCTTTATATGGAAGGCGCGTGTGGCGTACGCTTGAAGGCTGACGACAAGATCGCACAGATTTTTAAAAACGGCCGCGCTTCCATTTCCCTCGGTTACATCGGAATCCACGAAACGATTAACGCGCTTTATCACCGAGGTCACATTTTTGACGACGAACAACTGCGCGAAAAAGGCATCGCCATCGTGCGCCATTTAAACCAAGCAGTAAAACGTTGGCAAAAAGAAACCGGCTACGCATTCAGTCTTTACTCCACCCCAAGTGAAAACCTATGCGACCGATTCTGCCGCCTCGACACCAAACGATTTGGCATCATCGAAGGCGTAACCGACAAAGGTTATTACACCAACAGCTACCATTTAGACGTGGAAAAGAAAGTCAATCCTTATGACAAACTGGATTTTGAAATGGCATACCCACCATTGGCTTGCGGCGGTTTTATTTGCTACGGCGAATATCCGAACATTCAACATAATTTAAAAGCCTTGGAAGACGTGTGGGATTACAGCTACGACCGCGTCCCTTACTACGGTACCAACACGCCAATTGACGAATGCTACGAATGCGGTTTCACCGGCGAATTCGAATGCACCAGCAAAGGCTTCGTTTGCCCGAAATGCGGCAATCACGACAGCACCAAAGTGTCCGTTACGCGCCGTGTGTGCGGATATTTAGGCAGCCCGGACGCCCGCCCGTTCAATGCCGGAAAACAGGAAGAAGTTAAACGGAGAGTGAAACATCTTTAATTTCCTAAATTCTTTGTTCTAAATCCTACCCCAAATAAAAGTGCGGTACATTTTTAAAAAATTTTCGAAATTATGTCGCGATGACACAACGCTAAAATGACCTCACCAAACAGCACCGCATTGGAAGCCTCTTCAATGCGGTGCTATTTTTGGATGCGAATGCATATATCGCTCAGATGGTTTTTCCATTTGGTCACACCGAAAGTTTTTGAAAATATACCGCGCTTGTTATGCTCTCAGCATGCCAAAACATGCCATCATTTTGGCGCATCACTAAAATTCCGCTAAAATAACCCGCATTTTTTCTCCAATTAAGGAACGCCATGTCAAACACACTCAGCCATTTAATCGAATTGTTAAAATTAGAAAAAATCGACGATTTAATTTTCCGCGGCGCCAGCCAAGATTTAGGATTTCGCCAAGTTTTCGGCGGTCAAGTCGTCGCCCAAGCCTTATCCGCCGCCATGCAAGTAGCGCCGACGGAACGCATTTTGCATTCTTGTCATGCCTATTTTCTTGCGCCCGGCGACAGCCAATATCCGATTATTTACGATGTAGAAACTTTGCGCGAAGGCAGAAATTTCTCCGCCTTGCGCGTGAAAGCAATTCAGCATAAAAATCCGATTTGCCATGTAACGGCATCCTTCCAAATGCCGGAGGACGGCTTTGAGCATCAAAGTGTGATGCCTGATGTCGGGCAGCCGGAAAGTTTTATTGATGAAAATGCGATGCTGCAAAAAGTCGCACAAAGTTTGCCTTCGCCATTAAAAGAAAAATTTGCGGCGGAACGTCCTTACGAGATTCGCACCAAATATCTAAACAACCCGTTCAACGGCACCGCATTGCCGCCGCAACAATATTCGTGGTTTAAAACCCACGGCACGGCGCCTCTTGAACAAAAAATTCAGCAATGTTTACTTGCCTATTTTTCCGATTTTCACTGTATCTTAACTGCATTGCACCCGCACAAAAAAGGCTTCCTGCAGCAAGGTATGAAAGTGGCCACCATCGATCACAACATTTGGTTCCACCGCCCGTTCGATTTGAATCACTGGCATTTACACGCCATCGAAAGCAATAACGCCTTTGGTGGTCGCGGTTTGGCGCGCGGGCAAATTTTCTCGCAAGACGGCAAACTGATTGCCACTACGCAACAAGAAGGTTTAATTCGTTATCAATCATAATCGCCTTTTAAGGAAAAAATATGCAAACCGAATTTTGGCAAAAAGTCATGCAAGCCTTGCAGGAAACCGATCCGCAAAAGAAATGCGCATTAGTGAATACGCTTTACGACGATGTTTTGCCTACCATCAATTTAACCTGCCCCGACGATTTCCCCATTGTCGCGGCGCATGAAAATATTGCGGGCTTTCCCGCCAAACCGCATTTAGTCGCGCCGAAAGATGTGCCGAAACGCGCTTTTGCCACGACAGAAGGCTATGCCGCCACGCTGCACGCCATTGCCCATATCGAATTTAACGCGATCAATTTAGGTCTGGATGCCGCTTGGCGATTTGGACGCAATGCGCAAAACGAATTGGAAGACGGTATGATGTTCGTAAAAGATTGGTTACGCGTGGCACGTGAAGAAAGCACACATTTTGCCTTGGTGAACGAACACTTAAAAACCCTCGGTTATCAATACGGCGACTTTGAAGCGCACGCCGGGCTTTGGGAAATGGCGCAAGCCACTGCCCATGATATTTGGGAACGTATGGCATTGGTGCCGCGCGTATTAGAAGCGCGCGGGCTGGACGCCACGCCCATACTGCAAGAAAAAATCGCCCAACGAAAAGATTTCAATGCGGTGCGCATTTTGGATGTCATTTTGCGTGACGAAATCGGCCATGTGTACATCGGTAATCATTGGTATCACGCCCTTTCGGCCAAATGCGGACTCGACGCGATGCAATGTTTCACCGAACTTTTGCACAAATATCGCATTGTAATTTTTAAAGGCGTGATTAACACGGACGCACGAATTCAAGCGGGCTTCACCCAACACGAACTCGATTGGATTTATGAAGTGGAACAGACCTTAAAATCTTATATAAAAAAATAAAAGTCCTGATCTCAAAACAGCACCGCATTGAAACCGGCTCCGATGCGGTGCTGTTTTATGGGGTCATTTTAGTGTTGGGCGGCAATAGAACATCCTGCAAATGTCGAGCACGATTTTATTTTCCAAATAACAGACACAAAAAAGCCCTCGAATTTCGAGGGCTTGATTTTTTATCGTAATAAAAATTAACGACGTAAACCTAAACGAGCGATGGTGCTTTGGTATAAAGCCAGATCAGTGCGTTTTAAGTAGTCTAAAAGTTTACGACGACGAGAAACCATACGTAATAAACCACGGCGACCATGGTGGTCTTTTTTGTGCTCTGCAAAGTGAGCTTGTAAGTGGTTGATTTGTGCGGTTAATAATGCGATTTGAACTTCAGATGAACCGGTATCTTTCGCATCACGACCAAATTCAGCAACGATTGCTGCTTTTTTTTCAGTACTTAGAGACATGTTTTACTCCTAAAAGGTAGGGTTGTTGATACATCATTCGCCGATCTCTAACTCAGCGATGACAAGAGGCCCGCATTCTAGCGGTGAATACGCCCAAATGCAAGATTTATTCCGGTAAAAAGCCGTGATTTTGAATGACTTGTTTAGCTCGTTGTGAATGTAAAAGTTGGAAAAATTCGATCGCACTTTTTGTTGGATTTAATAAGGCACTGACATATTCCGCTTTCACCTCGAGTTCAGGCGGAAATTCATAGACTAAAAATTCGCCGGTTTTTGATTGAGTTTTATAATGTGCGTAGCCAATCATCATGTCCGCATAACCGTTCGATAATAAATAATGAGATGCGATTTGCCCCGCCGGCACAACACTTGGCTTATCGCCCCCCACCAACTGTAACGCCCGTTGTTTTAAAGATTCGCCTTGCGTTGGAAAAAGCGTTTCGATTTTGTCAAACAATTGCCAGGTGTAATCACCGCAAGGATCGCAAACCGGCGTAGAAGTAGCCAACCGCAAAGTACGGTCGAATAGTAGCTTGAAAACGGAGTTACGAAATAGCACCGCATTGGAGGTCGTTAAAACAAGCCGATTAAAGGCCGTTACAGCCTGTTGATAAAGCCTTTTGTTTCGCGCCAATATCTCTATGTTGTTACGATTGGCGCTGATAAATACATCGCAAGTTTCGCCTTGTTCGATACGTTGACGCAATAATCCGGCCGGCCCCAAAATCAGTTCAATTTTAACCGAATAAGTTTGTTTAAAAACTTCCGCCAATTCTTGCAACGCATACCGAAAACTGCCGGCGCTAAAAATTCGGATGGATTCCATCAAGGCTCCTGATTAAGCAAGGTTTTATACAAAGGCACAAAATGTGTAAAAGCGGATTGTTGATATTGTGCCGGCTGCTCTAACATCGGCAAATGAAAAAGTGCAGTTAAATTTTTGGTTGTTAACACCTTTTTCGTTTCACCAAATTGAATATTCTGTTTAATCATCAATAAGGTTTTATTTGCTACCGCGACGGCATGATTAGGTTGGTGCGTGGTAAAAGCGATGGTCATTTGTCGCGTTTTGACAAGATCTTTTAACAAAGTCAACACCACATCTTGATTGGCGAGATCCAGTGCCGATGTCGGTTCATCCAACAACATTAATTTGCATTCGGAAGCAATGGCGCGGGCAATTAAAATCAGCTGTCGCTGCCCGCCTGAAAGTGAAGCAAATTCACGATTTGCTAAATGACTCAAGTTCAAATAATCCAGCGCCTGCATAGCGATTTGGTAATCATGCAATTTTGGTTTGGCAAACGTATTAATGTGGGTAGAACGCCCCATCAGCACGATATCCAACACGGAATAAGCAAAAGGCGAAGAAAAAAATTGAGGTACAAAACCGATGGATTGATGCACCTCAATCTTGCCCTGAATCGGGCGATGAATACCAAGTAGCAAATCCAATAAGGTACTTTTGCCACAACCGTTTTGCCCTAAAATCGCGAGAATATCGCCTTGTTTCAGCGCAAAATTGAGTTGTTTAAACAGAAAGTTTTCTGCTTGGTAATAAAAGCCCAGATTTTCCACCAAAAGCGCGTTATTCATTCATGCCTCCGCGTTTTAGCTTATACACTAATACGCCAAACAACGGCGCACCGATAAGTGCGGTCAAAATACTGATTGGAATTTCGGCATCGGACAGCGAACGCGCAACATTGTCCACCAGCAACATATAAACCGCGCCGACAAGCATAGTGCAAGGCAATAAACGTTGATGATTGGCACCGACCAACATACGGCTAAGATGAGGAATAATGAGTCCGACCCAGCCAATACTGCCACTAATTGCCACCTGACACGCCACTAACGAACCGCTTAAAAAGATCACTAACCAACGTAATGGCGCCACTTTCACACCTAAAGCTTTGGCTTCTTTGTCGTCTAACGACAGTAAATTCAAGCGCCAGCTTAAGCCCAGCAAAATCGAGCTACACGCTAAAAACGGGACAAAGAAAAAAGTGAATTTTTCCCAGTTAGAGGTAGCAAAGCTGCCCATTAACCAAAACACAATGCTCGGCAATTTTTCTTCTGTGTCGGAAATGTATTGCAATAAACTAACGAGCGCAGAAAAAAGCCCGCTTAAAATCATACCGATGAGAATCAACATCAACAGGCTACGTTGATTAAATTTGAAACTAAATAGAAAAACTAAGGCAAGTGTGCCGAAGCCAAATAAAATCGTGGTAGCAAATAAGCCATACAAACTAAACCCGAAAAAAATCGCCAACGTACCACCAAAAGCAGAACCGGAGGTCACACCGATAATATGCGGATCGACCAATGGGTTACGAAAAATGCCTTGTAATACCACTCCACTCAACGCCAAACCGGCGCCCACGCAAAGTGCGGTGAAAATTCGAGGTAAACGCACTTGAAAAATCACTTGCTGTTGCACCGGGTCAATCTCAAGTGCGGTGGCTTTTGCCCACAGAATTTGTCCAATTTGTGATACAGACAAGGAATACCGCCCGATTCCCAAAGAAATCAAGGCGGTAATCACAAGCAATAAAGTTAAACCGATAAGGATTTTTGAATAGTTACTTAGCTGCATTGTCGGCTTTGTAAGACGTGCGGTAGAATTTTTGATAATAATCGTTCACCATTTTATCTAAATCTACGTCTTGGAAACGTTGCGGATAAAGGGCTTTTGCCAACCACACTTCACCCAATGCTAAGGCTTCCGGCATTGGATACCCCCAAGCTTTGGCGTATTCCGGCATCAATAAAACTTTTTTATCTTTTACCGCCTGAATATTCGCCCAGCCCTGATCATTCAAAATTTGCGGTACCACATCAGGATAACGATCCTGCACCAAAATTACCGCAGGATTCCATTCCAACACATTTTCCAAAGAAACCTGCTTGAAACCTTTGATGGTTGCTGCTGCGACGTTATAAGCGCCCGCGTGTTCTAACATGAGACCGGTATATTTGCCTGAACCATAAGTATTTAAATCCGGATTTGCCATATAAGTACGTACGCGTTTATCGGCAGGGATATCGCTTAGACGATCTGCCAATAATTTACGATTAGCAAAGGCAGCTTTCACTAATTCATCACCTTGTTGTTTTTTCTCAAACACTTCCGCGATCAGTTCAATGCCCTGTTTTAAGCCGTCATTATAGGCTTTATCTTCATCGCTTAAGGTTGGGTTAAGTTTGCCTTTTTCGCCCGCTTCGCCGGTACGCAACGAAATTGCTACTACCGGAATATTCACGTCAGTGATTTGTTTAATCATTTCCGGTGGTGCGTAGTTAGTCACAAACACGACATCCGGTTTTAATGCCAACAGGCTTTCAATATTTACGGAATTTAAATCACCCGGCATTGCCATTTTTTCTAATTCCGGCGCAAGACGAACATAATTTTTGCCTAGCTGTTTTTTCCAGTTAGAAAGCACGCCTACAACTTGTTTTGTAGCATCTAATTGTACGGCGATATTTAGAGTTTGGTGCTGCAATACCACCGCGCGATTAATGTGATCAGGAATGGTAACTTTGCGATCAAGTTGGTCGGTAATTACGCGATCAGCTAAAGCTGAAAAAGAAAGGGTGCCGAGTAAACCGGCAAGAATGAGTGATTTAAATTTCATTTTGATATCCTTCTTAAAAAAAGAAGCCTGCATTATACATTAAGTTATATAAAGCAAGAATATAATATTAGATTTTTTCGATTAGCACTTTAATATCCTCCGGTTGCGCATAGTAAGGCGCGGACGTGATGAATAAACGAATACCCAATTTTGCATAATCCGCCACATTGTTTTTATTCACGCCTCCTGCTACGGAAAGCAAAATACTTTTTTGTTGTAACTCAACTAATTCTAGTGCTTGTTTCACCTGTTCCGGCGACCACTTATCAAGCTGAATAATATCCGGCTCTGCTTCGATCATCTGTTCAAATTGTTGGAAATTATCCGCTTCCAGCGTAATTTTATTTTCCGGTGCTTCTCGGCGTAATGTTGCGACGATATGTTTCCAATCATTAGGATCAGAAAGTAAATTACGATGATTCGTAAATACTAAAAGAGTTTCACTAAGACCTTGGCGATGAATATGTCCCCCTGCAGCCAGCACCGCATTGGTGGCAAGTTTGCGTGTATTAGGGATACTTTTACGCGTACAAGCCACCACCGCATTTGGGTTAATGGCTTTTGCATTCACAATCATATCCGATGTATATTGAGCCACACCGCACGACCATTCCAGCACTAGCTGCACCACTTTCCAAGCTTGATGAAGTTTATCCGCCTGGCCCTCCGCACTTAATAGTAATGCACCAGTTTCAACCTGCTCCCCTTCTTTTACATATAAGTGCGGTTGAAGATTAAGCTTTTTTAGCAATTTCTCTGCTACAGAAATTCCAGCCACAATGCCGGCATTTTTGCGTTTAAACAGAATCTTTGCCGGCACGCTTTCAATGCCAAGAGCATGCGTAGTTAAATCGCCGCGATAAATATCTTCCAGTAAAAAATCATCTAATTCTTTGTCGGAAAAATAGATCATAATGCCTCCTTAAATTAATTGTCCTTGATGTAGCCGAATTTGTTTATCGGAAAAATAATCTGCTTCTCTCGGTTCATGAGTTACTAAAATTGTGGTGACTTGATAGCGTTGAATAAAATTTTTCAATACTTTCCAAATAGCTTCACGTGATTGCCAATCCAATGACGAAAAAGGTTCATCCAGTAATAACAAATCCGGCAAATGAATTAATGCTCTTGCCAAAGCTGCGCGTTGTTGCTCACCGCCGGAAAGCTGATGAGGGTAGCGTTTAATTAAATGTTCAATATGAAGTGCGGTCAATAATTGGCGTTTTTCTTCCATCGTTGCCTTGGAATTAGCCAAATTCAAATTACCATCTACCGTTTTGTGGGGAAATAAGTAAAGTCGCTGATTCAAATAACGACAATTTCGTTTCCAAGGTGGTAATAACGCCAAATTTTGTTCGTTTAATAAAATGGAACCGTCATAATCCGTGTAGCCGGCAATGGCATTGAGTAAAGTGGTTTTTCCACTTCCCGAGTGCCCAATTACGGCAAGACACTCGCCTTCTTCAAGCGAGAAAGAAATGTTTTTTAAAATACCTACTTGTAACTGTTCAATTTGCAACATCTTCATGTTTCCGATTCATTATTCTTAACACAAATAACAAACAGGCTGAAATAAACAACAACCATAATGATGCACCAATGGCAATTTCAAAATCACCACTAGCGATATTCAAATATACCGCCATTGGTAAAGTTTCTGTTTTAAATCGTGTGGCGCCGGCAAGCATTAAGGTTGCGCCAAACTCTCCGATAGCACGTGACCACGCCAAAATTGTACCGGCTAATAACGGTTTCCAACACATTGGTAATTCAATTTTTAATAGCGTTTGAAAAGGTGATAAACCTAAATTATAAGCGGCTAACCGATAGCCACCATCAAAGGCAGAAAATATTCCCTTCGCACTACGTAGTAGAATTGCACCGGCGATATAAGTTTGCGCAACAATAATGCCGACAGGACTAAAAACCCATTTTCCAATAGAAGGAATCAACTGGCTTAATATGCCCTGCGAATTAAACAATAATAGTAGGCTCAATCCTGTGACAAGCGGTGGCAATACCATCGGCAAATCAAGTAAAGTGTCAAAGATCTTTTGAAAAGGCAACTGCACTTGACTCATAACCCATGCGGAAGGAATGGCAATACACAATGCCAAAAATAGCGAAAGAATAGACGTACCTAAAGACATCCATAAAGCAAAATGCAATTCAGGATCGAACAACACTTTTCGGAAAAAATAGGCATCCAATTTCATGATTAAAGAAAGCACTGTTCCTACCACGATCAACAACAAAATAAACAAAGGAATCAGTGCCAGCTTTAAACTTAGACTTTTATTTAATAGGTAAAAAGCCTTCATCGGTAAAATACTTCACGCCTTGTGGAGATTTAAAGAAATCCAATAGTTGCTGGGCTTCTTTAGGAGATTTTGAAGAAGAAAGCAAACCAATTGTTACCTTTTCTTCCGGTGTGCCTTTAGGATTTTCCAATAATATGACTTTGTCTCGTACTTTCCACGCGCCGGAGCGTCCTACCACTGCGGCATCCACATCACCATTAAGCAAATACAGCATTAATTGCTTCACTGTTGCAGCTTTCACCACGACTTTTTCATTTAGTTGTTGTCCATAGCCTGAAAGCTCAAACATTTTCTCCGCGCCTTTGCCAAGCGCCATCGCTTTGCTATCACCGATACCTAAACGAAGTGAACTTTCCGCTAAAGCTTTAAAGGAATCAATACCTTGCGCTTTATCTTTACGTACCGCTAAAACCGGAATATGTAACACAATATGTCCAACATCTTTCACATCATTAGTTTTTTGTAATTTTTCGACGTAATCTTCAGAACCCGATAAAAAAAGATCGCCGGTTTTTACCGTGTTATAACGTGCCAAAATTTGCCGGACCCGCCATATT
Above is a genomic segment from Aggregatibacter sp. HMT-949 containing:
- a CDS encoding ferritin-like domain-containing protein, with the translated sequence MQTEFWQKVMQALQETDPQKKCALVNTLYDDVLPTINLTCPDDFPIVAAHENIAGFPAKPHLVAPKDVPKRAFATTEGYAATLHAIAHIEFNAINLGLDAAWRFGRNAQNELEDGMMFVKDWLRVAREESTHFALVNEHLKTLGYQYGDFEAHAGLWEMAQATAHDIWERMALVPRVLEARGLDATPILQEKIAQRKDFNAVRILDVILRDEIGHVYIGNHWYHALSAKCGLDAMQCFTELLHKYRIVIFKGVINTDARIQAGFTQHELDWIYEVEQTLKSYIKK
- a CDS encoding substrate-binding domain-containing protein, which produces MESIRIFSAGSFRYALQELAEVFKQTYSVKIELILGPAGLLRQRIEQGETCDVFISANRNNIEILARNKRLYQQAVTAFNRLVLTTSNAVLFRNSVFKLLFDRTLRLATSTPVCDPCGDYTWQLFDKIETLFPTQGESLKQRALQLVGGDKPSVVPAGQIASHYLLSNGYADMMIGYAHYKTQSKTGEFLVYEFPPELEVKAEYVSALLNPTKSAIEFFQLLHSQRAKQVIQNHGFLPE
- the molB gene encoding molybdate ABC transporter permease MolB — encoded protein: MQLSNYSKILIGLTLLLVITALISLGIGRYSLSVSQIGQILWAKATALEIDPVQQQVIFQVRLPRIFTALCVGAGLALSGVVLQGIFRNPLVDPHIIGVTSGSAFGGTLAIFFGFSLYGLFATTILFGFGTLALVFLFSFKFNQRSLLMLILIGMILSGLFSALVSLLQYISDTEEKLPSIVFWLMGSFATSNWEKFTFFFVPFLACSSILLGLSWRLNLLSLDDKEAKALGVKVAPLRWLVIFLSGSLVACQVAISGSIGWVGLIIPHLSRMLVGANHQRLLPCTMLVGAVYMLLVDNVARSLSDAEIPISILTALIGAPLFGVLVYKLKRGGMNE
- a CDS encoding ABC transporter ATP-binding protein, producing the protein MNNALLVENLGFYYQAENFLFKQLNFALKQGDILAILGQNGCGKSTLLDLLLGIHRPIQGKIEVHQSIGFVPQFFSSPFAYSVLDIVLMGRSTHINTFAKPKLHDYQIAMQALDYLNLSHLANREFASLSGGQRQLILIARAIASECKLMLLDEPTSALDLANQDVVLTLLKDLVKTRQMTIAFTTHQPNHAVAVANKTLLMIKQNIQFGETKKVLTTKNLTALFHLPMLEQPAQYQQSAFTHFVPLYKTLLNQEP
- the nrdD gene encoding anaerobic ribonucleoside-triphosphate reductase, with the translated sequence MSTFSIIKRDGSRADFEIQRIINAVKKAANAVNISDEFYCHQIGQDVGNEIFTHYQGEIDINQIQKIVEDKLMASCYPQIARAYIEYRHDRDLAREKRSQLTKEIEGLIEQSNVELLNENANKDAKVIPTQRDLLAGIVAKHYAKHYILPRDVVEAHEKGEIHYHDLDYAPFFPMFNCMLVDLKGMLSRGFKMGNAEIEPPKSIGTATAVTAQIIAQVASHIYGGTTINRIDEVLEPYVQISYEKHLKNAQDWKVPDAEGYAKALIEKECFDAFQSLEYEVNTLHTSNGQTPFVTFGFGLGTSWQARLIQQAILKNRIRGLGKNHKTPVFPKLVFTIKKGLNQAEGEPNYDIKQLALECASKRMYPDILNYDQVLKVTGSFKAPMGCRSFLGAYEENGEEIHDGRNNLGVVSLNLPRIALESKNEADFYRILDERLNLAKKALMTRIARLENTKARVAPILYMEGACGVRLKADDKIAQIFKNGRASISLGYIGIHETINALYHRGHIFDDEQLREKGIAIVRHLNQAVKRWQKETGYAFSLYSTPSENLCDRFCRLDTKRFGIIEGVTDKGYYTNSYHLDVEKKVNPYDKLDFEMAYPPLACGGFICYGEYPNIQHNLKALEDVWDYSYDRVPYYGTNTPIDECYECGFTGEFECTSKGFVCPKCGNHDSTKVSVTRRVCGYLGSPDARPFNAGKQEEVKRRVKHL
- the grpE gene encoding nucleotide exchange factor GrpE, with product MSEQEQKTNVNEKAVEEIQQENEPQSADPLEEAIARVQELEEQLKAQVEETAKKEQDLLLRTRAEIDNIRRRTEQDIEKAHKFALEKFSKDILNTIDNLERALATPANTEDESVKALFDGVQLTLKELLSTVAHFGVEPVGAVGEIFNPDLHQAISMQPAEGVESNHITAVLQKGYILNGRVIRPAMVMVAA
- a CDS encoding ABC transporter substrate-binding protein, with the protein product MKFKSLILAGLLGTLSFSALADRVITDQLDRKVTIPDHINRAVVLQHQTLNIAVQLDATKQVVGVLSNWKKQLGKNYVRLAPELEKMAMPGDLNSVNIESLLALKPDVVFVTNYAPPEMIKQITDVNIPVVAISLRTGEAGEKGKLNPTLSDEDKAYNDGLKQGIELIAEVFEKKQQGDELVKAAFANRKLLADRLSDIPADKRVRTYMANPDLNTYGSGKYTGLMLEHAGAYNVAAATIKGFKQVSLENVLEWNPAVILVQDRYPDVVPQILNDQGWANIQAVKDKKVLLMPEYAKAWGYPMPEALALGEVWLAKALYPQRFQDVDLDKMVNDYYQKFYRTSYKADNAAK
- the rpsO gene encoding 30S ribosomal protein S15, giving the protein MSLSTEKKAAIVAEFGRDAKDTGSSEVQIALLTAQINHLQAHFAEHKKDHHGRRGLLRMVSRRRKLLDYLKRTDLALYQSTIARLGLRR
- the tesB gene encoding acyl-CoA thioesterase II; translated protein: MSNTLSHLIELLKLEKIDDLIFRGASQDLGFRQVFGGQVVAQALSAAMQVAPTERILHSCHAYFLAPGDSQYPIIYDVETLREGRNFSALRVKAIQHKNPICHVTASFQMPEDGFEHQSVMPDVGQPESFIDENAMLQKVAQSLPSPLKEKFAAERPYEIRTKYLNNPFNGTALPPQQYSWFKTHGTAPLEQKIQQCLLAYFSDFHCILTALHPHKKGFLQQGMKVATIDHNIWFHRPFDLNHWHLHAIESNNAFGGRGLARGQIFSQDGKLIATTQQEGLIRYQS